Within Trachemys scripta elegans isolate TJP31775 chromosome 12, CAS_Tse_1.0, whole genome shotgun sequence, the genomic segment CAGGTGTGTGTGTACTatggatttgtatagtggcattatgatattttctgtctcattgtCTGTCCCTTGCTGTTGTTTTGTCCCCTAATAATCATAGCAGGCCATGAAGTTTGGTAATGTATTTAGTGGCTTTTACAGTGTCCTTTGCATGGAATTGATCCATGGTATCAAGGTATCAAATCTGACAAGCATCACTTTACTTATAATACTGCTTTCAAAAGTATGGGCAGGTGTTAAAGTCCACTACCAACACACTTTGCAAAGTGGATATATCTTGGCCCCATTCCTATAAATTTTCATTCCTGATGTGTACCCTCTTCATAGTATCCCAGGAATGGAGACTTCTGGCAGTGTCAAAAGtcttaagaatattttttttaaaatacacaagaaaagaaaggggggaaacCATGTTAGTATCACTTAATACTTGACTACCTTTTCATTGGACCAAGTGGTCACTTTTTACTTGATCTGTTTTCCTGCAGGATGAGCAGTCAGAACCAGTGTCAATTGTAAACCCCCATTTAGAACCAACATTTTTCAGGTTgggcattttcatttttttgaacaaataatggaaaaaaaatgttctgaaattttccacaggagggtgtgtgtgtatgtgtgtctgtggattgtgtgtgtgtgtgattggaatcGTCCACAGTTCTATTAAACAGATACCTGCTTTTGTTTAATTTGAGAAAGAGGGAAATTTTCCTAAGACTGGAACAATTAATGGAGAATCTACTAAATACAAATTGGAAAGACTTTGTGTTACAACACCAATAGCTATGCTCGGTAGGcctagatttttatcagtaaatgtcagtaaatgtcaatttcaccattcACACAATGGTTCtatccagttctgtgattctatgatttcaatcAATTTCTCAGAATTGATGGGAAACCCGATATTTCTGCTGGGCTCTCCTCAGGGCCTCCTTtacctctttgtttctcaggctgtaaatGAGGGGATTGATCAGGGGTGTCAAGACAGTGTAAAGGATAGAAACAAATTTGTTTAGGATTCTGAGTGCTCCGGTGTTTGGTAACATGTAGACAGTTATTAGAGTCCCATAGTAAATTGTCACAACGATAagatgggaggagcaggtggaaaaggccttttgcttCCCAGTGGTGGAAGAgattctcaggatggtggagatgatatAAGCATAAGATGTCAGGGTCAAAAGAAATGGTAGAATGATGTTTGTGGAAGAGAAGATGAGGGTCACCAGATTAACCAGACCAGTGTCACTGCAGGAGAGATTAATCATTTGGGTGAGATCACAGAGGAAATGATCAATTTCATTAGGGCCACAAAAGGCTAATTGTGACACCAAATATATTATCATAGCAAGAATGATGAATGAACTTAGCCAAGATCCAGCTGCTAGCTGCATACAGAACCTGCCATTCATAAGTGCTGCATAGTACAGGGGTTTGCATATCGCTAagtaccgatcataagacatcgAAGCTAGGAGATAACACTCAACAGTCAATAGGACACCAAACCAATAAAACTGAACCATGCAGCCAGTAACAGAAACAGTTCTGTCCCCAGTCAAGAAactggccagcatcctgggcaggatggtggagctGTAGCAGATCTCCAAGCAGGACaaattccccaggaagaagtacatggggctgtgaaggtgctgatcagccacaactagtGCAACAATGAGTGAGTTCGCAGCCATGGTGACTATGTAGATCCCTAGAAATAGCGAGAAGAACAGAATTTGCAGTccagggagattcccaaatcccaGCAGGACGAATTCTGAGATAGACGTTTgattttccccttctcctttctCCATTCTCCATCTGATGCAACTAGTGATTgagaaaaaaaagtgatcagaCAAGGATCTTGCTGTACAATGCTGTGATTTCCCTCTATTTGATTTCTTATAAATTCAGTGTGCCATCTAAGGTCAAGGTTTATATTCTCTCCTAACTGAAGAACTGCTTCTCACCCAGGTATTGCATAGAGCTAAGGACAGAATTTCTCCACCAAAGAACAGCATACCTGCCAAAGGGCAGCAAAACAGTGAATTTATCACTTTCCTACACCTGTTCTCAACTTCTTTCATTCACTGATTCACAGATTTATCATCCAAAAGGTACCCTGAAATCATCTCATCAGATGTCCACTACAAAAACATGCCAAAGGATGTTCCTAGACAGACATGCACTCAACTCAATTAATTTGTGTACtgctaaaacattttttccaggaATGCAGGAGATTTATAGACATCTaagcagaaagagagacagagggacGTGAAATGGGTTTGGTACAGGGATAGATAAAAAGGACAGGTACAGAGACTGTGTCAGAGGCTTGACAGAGGGATAGATATAAGGGATTAGAAGCATGAATAAAGGGTTTATTAGATAGATTGATAGACAAGGGGGTGGTAGATCTCCTTGTCCTTCATCAATCTCTCTAGAAATAAATCATGATGAGACTCtaaagtccttactcaggtaaaGCTCCCAATGAGTGACAACTGACCAAGAGTAGTATCCTTCAGTTTGAGGGTGAGGATTTGCCATGAGATTGGTCACACTCACCTTTAATCCTCAGCATGAAGCGGTGACCTCTCTATCGACAGTGACTGGATCTAGTCTCACAGTCAGTCTCATCCTCTCAGCTCCTGGGGTAATAGCTGCATGTTGCTGTTGGGATGGGGTCTTTCTCCTGCTGCCCAGCATGCCTGTCTATATGACACAAATCCATAATGTCCCCTGCTCTGGATTCTTGCATCCTTTATTGGGGAAagcagcctccctggccacctctGCTGCTGGGATCTCCCTTGGGCCCCCTGCTGGTGATCACTTAAAATTACCTTCCTAGGGAAATTAACACTGTGCCCTTTGTTAAAAGAGTAAAACCAAAGCTGATGGCTTTGGCATGTGGCAGAGATGTCCCCCTGGACATTCATTAAAGAAGGGACTCCATATCCTAGTATAGAGGATAGGTAAAGTAGAGGCAGGTGGTAATGAGGAACAGTCAATATTAATAGAGtcacatttaaaaatcacacttgaAGGTAATCAACTGAATATTGACACCATgtacaagtgcttatataccaaagctagaagtctaaatactaagatgggtgaaaaAGAATGCCTGGCATTGATATAATAGGAATCATGTTGTTGGTGGAAAGTTGgaggaatgaggataatcaatgggacacataGTACCAGGGTATAAAATATGTAGGAATGGCAGAGTAGGTTGCACTGGGACGGGGAGTGACATTATATGTttaaagcatagagtcaaataacactgctctacagccaaaatgcttctgaaataaatgtagtcaaactttactacttctgggtcactgagaacaaaaatgatgcttaaaattgttgattggctctagtgttcaagatatgctattgggtcagtatatacgacccttgacttgggaatggcagaggataagtgagttgtaaagggaagggatctcaatttaaaccagaaatgactaaaatacatctttgactggatctatgaataaatctatgactgggtttggacagtacttgctttttaaggcaaaacaatgaatgatgcaatctgaagctggtattgcgtcatacaagATATGAATTGCattatgttattcctagaagtcatggatgatgcaatcataacgaagcttacatcactctgctgaacaaattgccctatatcagctctagaaatcataaagTGTCGTGCTCTCTCATTtgttagtgtttgattttgcaaagggacacatttctgtttagccaaagtgagcagagatgcctcgtacttgtgtgaacagtgcagataacttctgctatgtttgtggtaaagtgacttttgcatcacaaaagcgcagtataaccactatggttaagaaagcctatcaactttattttggctacaaaattggagatcaggacaagaggtgggccccacacatatgctgcaacacttgtgcaacaaatcttcgccagtggttgaacaggaaaaggaaatctatgccttttgcagtgccaatgatttggagagagccaacagatcataccagcaatagctacttctgcatggtgcctccagttcaGAAAggcgtgtcaaagaagaaaaagtggactgtgcattatccaaacattccatcagctatacgcccagtaccccacggagaaggactgccggttcctgatgcaccagaatcattctcacttgagtcagatgagtaagagcaagaggatgaaacttctggtcctgaaacATCAATgttacaggacccacattttctcccatactcctcctctgaaccacacctcataacacaaggtgaactgaatgaccttgtcagggatttggaactacccaagagtaaggcagagctgttgggctccagactacagcagtggaatctcctaataggtgatgttagggtttccatgttccgtgaccatcaaaaggatttgtcccattcttcttcatggaaggtgattttgtagcctgcaacaacatcgatggtgtgatggcagccctcaacatcgttcacgatccagctgagtggagactgttcattgattcatcgaagatgagtcttaaagctgttttactgcataatggcaatgttttgccatcaattccagttggtcatgcagtccatatgaaggaaacctatgacaacatgaaataacttttgaggtgcataaactatgaccaatatcagtggcagctttgtggcgatttgaaggttgttgctctctttcttggtctgcagactggatacacaaagtactgctgttttctctgcgaatgggatagtcatgcaagagattcccactacatcaagaaagattggccactccgacagtaattggagcctgggaggaaaagtgttcagcatccaccacttgttgaatcaaggaagattttgttaccacccttacacgatcaagctgggtctgatgaagaactttgtcaaggccattgacaaaacacaagcagctttcaagtacctccgtggaaattttccaaggttaagtgaagctaagataaaggaaggtgtgtttgttggtcctcagattcgtgaatttCTTCGAGTTGATGCATTTGAcgatgcactgcgtggcaaggaaaagacggcatggaaagtcttccagttagtggcaaaaaaatttctcggaaacaacaaggcagacaactacaggttgttggtggaaaacctcctcaaggcatacaaaagcatTGGTTGctacatgtcactaaagatacactttttgcactctcatctagatttttttccaccgaactgcggagcagtgagtgacgagcacgacGAGAGaattcaccaggacattgcaacaatggagaaacgttatcagggcaaatggagcccattaatgcttgcagactattgctggacagtgacaagagatgctccatttaatgaatacaagagacaagccaagaagcgctgagtagacactgaataggactaaactatgtacataatagttttttgccttttgcttcataataaattttatttatataacccttttgctgatttttaaagtgttacataaacaggacaggtgaaatattaccatgtaaagcaaccataaacacatgaaaagacctaggtttacaatttatgattaaaactctactatctgcacaatatacatagacataaaatgtaaaaacttaaatatcttagaaacagtagccaatcagttgttttaactgtcatatttgaattcagcacctcaaaatacataataaatagcacattttatctctgaagcagatgacttctcaaaaaattgtagaccagtgtaatgtaaAAGTCTTAAATGGATtgaactgtaccatagaatctctatggatagaaattccatgcttcaaCAATAAGTGTATAGCAGTGGGAATATACTATTGTACTGACCATCTGACCAAGATGGTGACAGTGATGGTGAAATGCTGAGGGAGCTTAGAGAggcaaaaaaattagaaaatgcaaGTGACCTGCAAGCAGAGTggggctatttaaaaacaccataatagagggagtcgatttaagatacgcaaattcagctacgtgaatagcgtagctgaattcgacgtattgcagccgacttactccgttgtgaggacggcggcaaaatcgacttctgccgctttctgtcggcggcgcttactaccacctccgctggtggagttagagcgccgattctaTCCGAGGATactgtggaaaaagtgaatagagaagtgttatctaccctttcccacaatacaaaaaccagaggTCATATGATGAAATtcgtaggcagcaggtttaatacaacaagaggaaatacttttttacacaatgcaaaattaacccatggaactcatttcCATGGGATAGTGTACTGGCCAAAAGTAAACCTGTGTTCAAAATAAAGGTTAATGAGGTTGCCAGTTTTGTATCTATATAATATAGCATTCCAAATGTGTCCTATTATAAGGCCATTCTACTCCAGTAGCTTTGTATACACACTGGCCTGGTTTGCGATTGAAAAATCTTAGCTATGTCATTTGGTTCCCTCTCTTCTATTATAAACCTTAAGAGATACTGACTCCCTTAAGGAAAAATCCAATCTTTGCATCTACATGGGGCATCCTGCAGTGTGTGAAGATGATCATGGCATCTGTTCTTACGCATTCTCTTCTCATAACACTATGGGCTAGCCTGTGCATCAGGATCAAACCACACTTAAAACAATTTGGATAGAAAAAgtattaacaaaaattaaagataaaataCAAGATATAGACGGACCTCCTTTGATTACATATGTAAGAAATATCAGCTACCACTGTCTCACAGTTCCTTCTTTCAGTGGCTAAACTCAAGATTTCATGGACGGATAGTGGGCAATTGGTCTGTTCCTATTCTATCACCTTTAAGAGCATGTTAAGAAATATGGAAACAGAAGTCCCTTTGTAGGAATGACTTGTAGGTGGCTTAATGCTTTGCATTACCCTCTCAATCTCAGTCTCAATGAAAGAAATGGGAAAAGGAACATAGCCGTACTATCACAAGAGAAAACTGATACTTCAAGTTCTTTGTCCTTGCAATCTTCCAGAACAATATATTAAACAGAATGTTGGATTCGAGAATGTTGGTTTAAACCTCGATTGGCAACAAACACAAATGCTGGAGGTGCCAAGCCCCATGCCAAACTTCCACATGTCCTCTAAATGTTATAtttataagaagcacatggggtctttataggggagaaggcaaaaatgccacatttattgagcatacagcagttagcatatgctttttagtcttatacacacacacatacacacacacagagtcttgcCAGTTGAtgttcatagttaccagtccagtgTCTGGATCAATGTAGTGGCCAGCCAAATTGGTTGCAGAGGGGAGCAAGGCTCTGTCGGTTGTGATccaatgctcctggagtgtggcaagatgtacccaaagtcccatggcaaagcaccctgttcttatagtccTTTTTCTCtcttgaagtctatggattttgctgtgccAGTTTATGACCTGTTATTCCTTAATTGGTGGTATCTTTTTATGTAAACGttccaatacacctccgagagCACTGTCCTTAGGGGTGCTAGCCTTCACCTCAGGGTCATGAATTTGCCCTTCCTTCATTATGGATGCACATTGATAGTTCTCTGGTGTCgttaagtctcttcactccttcttccttgaccaTCTGggtataacaatggccttcacatcttatttttttctggatgcttacattcctcattcacacaaacagtcttCTACACAGGACTCCAGATAGGATAACATTTTGGAAAGGACTATATAGTTAACCTTACACAACTTAGTTTGCAATGCATACAAGAAGCAAATACTGTAATGAAatcttatcctaaaacaaaaggtgaCCATAATCAGCCATAAGGACTATTCTGGTCTATTCCTGCCTTGAaatcaaaaagggtggctggcaggatcaAATCAAATCacacattaattctcatagtacaattataaatcctgctcctacatataCCTCTCAAAAATGCATGTTCTGGAacatcctaactgtcagggtggttaagcactggaataaattgcttaaggaggttgtggaatcttcattaTTGGAGTTTTtcaagagcaggttagaaaagacgtgtcagggatggtctatagtcctgtcatgagtggagctctcgaggtctcttccaatcctatatttctatgatttagtgctctttcaaaaattttaagaTTTTTTCCTTCTGTAAGTTTGATTATTTTGGGCGTACTGGACTAGTTGATATTATTATAGTGACCAAAAGAGTTaatttgagaaaatggaaatctgcaattTCTCCCTTTTACACAGACAGGCGTAGTGAGATCTCTATGATGGCATTAATGGAAAAATGACTGTCtcatagggcatgtctacacttacctccagagcaATTGATCCAGGGGGGAGTGTTagcagtcgacctaccgcagtgaagacaccgcgttAAGTTCCTCTAAATATGTCGACGTCAGCTATGCTATATTCATAGACCGACTCAGCTCGCCCCTGCCCCTCCGCtcccatgtagaccaggccatagaaacACTTTGAAAACATATGAAGAGATCTGGTCACACGTGAAAATATTGCATACTTTTGCAGTTAGTATTTATTAGTCTTCGATACTCAGAGGATATGTTCTCACATATTTACCTAATTAGTCACTTTAATAGTTGATGTCCTGTATGACCTCTGCAGGTTCAgggtttttctttgtttactTATTTGGTTCCAGGTTTACCAAATaatgaacattgaatttcattattTATATGCTATTTCCATCTCGAGCATGTATTTATAGATGTTTCAttttgttatgtgtttatatTTAATGTCAAAACAATAAAATTAAGGTTTAAAGAAGGCTCACTCATTCACACCATGGCTACCCACTATCCCCATTCTTCCTATTTCTCATTGCAATGGGAGAACCACTGGCTNTGTGAAACAGGGCATTGGCATAGCTGGGTGTAGCTTCCAGGCTTCCTCAGTCAAAGTGTATCACCATGGCTGCTGGACCACACAGACTGAGAGCCTTTGTCTATTAACGTTCAAAGATTTCCATATGTGTGAGAGGGATTTGTATTGCTGCCAGCCCTGTAGCATCTGAGCAAATTCAACATAAGATCGACAGTAATAGCAAAATCTCTTCTTCATTTAATGCAGACTCTGGCTCTTTCctctttttggggtggggtggggacgaAGCCCTCTGCTTTGGGGTGGAGTTTTTGGTATTGATTTTTTCGATTATATTCATTCTATTTTTCTGGGTGGAGATTTGGTTGGAGTTTGGGGAGTAGAAGGCGGAGTCATTTTATATTGTTAAATACTATAGAATCAGAGAAAAATTAGAGTTGGAAGatacctcagaaggtcatctagtccaaccccctgctcaaagcaggaccaaccccaactaaatcatcccagtcagggctttgtcagcAACAAAGTATCtattggactctcaagtgagtcaccccccttcccttggtcagtctGGGACTATGATTAGGAGatactcacctgactctgaagggtggGGCAAAgtcaagagggaagaaaaaacatgATGTGAAAGTTATTAGTGACCCCCCCGCCCCGTTAACAGAGTAGCCGTTATGTCAGCCAGAGGCCATTAGGGGGAATCAGACACCTTAAggacacagtagcctgaacttttcaactgtcttcccttcaaggccttatgGTAGTtagagctggtcccaagccggttttcactgaccagatagcaaaagcacgggtctgaccaccaccaatcaagtgttaacactgcaaaaaCCTtggtctgaatgtgtataaaggatctgtaaaatgtgtgtgagacagagtttttgtactaaggttgcaaagctctcctttcttctgcagaataaagcaactcctccttatccctgtctggctgttattggctctcagctaggtggaccagATATTTCGGTAACAGTTTCTGGCGACCCCAGATGGGACCCTCCTAGCTCAGACATTGGACTCCGGACGGCTGTGGCGAACTGGGAACGGCGCCAATGGGGTGTTtcgccccttttctctgcttcaccgcGGCCCCCGGGGTTCGTGCTCCGATAAGGTAAGTCCTAATAGGATAAGGAGACACTATCTGGTTCTGGTCTGGTTAaccggttaatgaatttctgtcttatacattgggcgttaggtgtgtgaacggaactgagcctctcattcgtaattcctcagagtggaagccatcgcgtgcaatgaagctctgaggtcgaactgggatccttctgtcccgtcccctgtagcggtcagtattagtagaaattcctgtaataggatcctattagacCATAATtccttctgttctctgtgtaattctctgttagagtgtcaGCAGGAAGATAGGTGGGTCTCCGtttaggccataattccctctgttctctgtgtaattctatTTTAAGAGtctcagcaggcagatgggtgggtctctggtaaaaccctctaaggatagtCCTTTGGATTATATGTTAAGCAAATGGCCCTTACCCGGTGTTCAAAAAGGGATGTCAAGGAAGCGTTTTTTACAACTTTGCACCCAGGACTGGCCAGCCTTGGGGACTGCGTGGCCCGAGTATGGCTCCTTTGATATTCCTACCCATTTAACCCCCTTACGCCTGACATTGGAAAACCAAGCGCCGGGGCAAATGGACTATTGGTTTTTGTGGGACGATGAGGCTCATCGTCGAATGAAGAAGGTACAGGTTCAAGCCCCTCTATTCCCGAAAGCTTCTGTCCCTCATGAGGCTGATTATTTGGAGGATATCCCCCCCATGTATTGCTCTAGACCACGCCCACCCCCGGCGGCAGCATTACCAATTAGAGGGGACCCGGTACCCTCCTCAACGGAGACCAGGACAGCAGGTCTACCGAGACAGATATTACCAATAAAGACTGAGGACACCACAATGCAGGCAAGCAAATCAGCTAGTGGAGCCACCAGCAGTGGGTACACTACCTCCCTGTCTGTTCCCAGCCTTAGTCCATCCCATACAAGGAAGGGGGCACTTTATGGGGACGAAGTAATTAATGTCCAAGCACCCCTCCAGACCATCCCAGTCCCTACAATGGATGGAAATGTTGTAGACCGTTATGTTCATGTCCCCTTTACCACTGCTGACCTTATGAACTGGCAAACCACTACACCTCGCCTTAGGGATGACCCGGACGTCGTTCACAGGCGATTCCGTGCCATTTTCCAGTCTCATAATCCTGATTGGCAAGACGTGGGCCAACTTTTAGATTGCTTATTGCGCACGGAAAAGAAAGAGCGGGTACTGAGGGGGGCCCGGGAGGCTGCAGAGGCTGCCAACGACGGTCGCAATTTTATAAGGCTCGCCAATCCGCCCCATTGGAACCCGAATGATTTGACCCAACAAGCAGATCTGAAGAAATTCCTAGATTATATTTTGACAGGCATAAAACAAGCGGGAGAAAGAACTTTAGATTGGACAAAAGTTCATAATACTGTGCAAGGGAAAGAAGAACACCCTTCTGACTTTTATGAGagactttgtaaagcattttgtatCCATACTAATATAGATCCCAAGGCCATGGACACACAGTCCACGGTCaggcttatttttatttcccagtcAGCCCCGGACATCAAGAAGCGGTTGCAGCAGCTTGAGGGTGCTGAAGGAAAATCCCTGGAGGAACTGGTAAGCGTGGCCACCCGAGTATATCATACAAGGGAAAAAGTTCAAGAGACCAAACAGGTGAGGATGCTAGCAGCCCTTGTAAACACTGGAAATGAAAAACAGAGAGGGAGACAGGGACCCCCCAAGTGGCAACCAAAATCAGATTATGGGGGGACCCCGAGACATGCCAATGACATATGTAACTACTGTAAGCAGCTTGGCCACTGGAAGAGAGAGTGTCCGAACAGACCTACCGGACGACAACCCCGTCGCCCAGACCGACCTCAACAACAGATGGCTGTGACAAGAACAGACGCTGTTGCTAATGAGGAATGACGGCAACCAGGGGGTCCTCTTGTCACCTATTCAAATGATTTTACCACTTATGTTTGTTCCTCCACAGACCCCCAGGTTCGCCTAACATTGGGAGGAACCACCTATTCTTGTCTTTTGGATTCAGGGGCTGCACTTTCTACTGTTACTGCCAAGCCGGAGAGAGGAAGCCTTACAGATAAGAGCATTCCGGTAATGGGTATAGGCGGGAAGCCATTTGACTGTTCTGTATTACAGGAGGCTGCTGTAGAAATCTCTGGTGTCTCCTCCTCCCATGCCTTTCTGCTAGCCCCGGATTCCCCAGTTAACCTCTTAGGCAGAGATCTGTTCTGTAAACTACTTGCtcagattttcttttcagatgacaAAATCATTCTTCGGTTGCCTCAAACCCAACTTCCCCAGCTGTGTGCTGTTCTAACCCAAGTTTCAAAGGACCCGATCCTGCCTGCGGACCAAATCTTACCCGAGCGACTCAGACAGGAGGTAAACATCTCCCTGTGGGGCACTTCAAGGGCAGACTTGGGGACTCTCCAGACAGAGCCAGTGCGTATAACCCTGAAGCCAGGCATTAAAATTCCTCGGATTCGTCAGTATCCCATCCCCCAAGAAGCTCTGCTCGGCCTCCGGAATCTTATCACCACATTTCTGCGGGTGGGAGTGCTGGTTCACACTAAGTCTCCTTTCAATACTCCCATCCTGCCAGTAAAAAAACCTGACATGGACTCAAAGGGAAAACCAGTATACCGATTTGTCCAGGACTTACGTGCACTAAATAAGGTTGTCTAAGCTAGACACAATGTGGTACCAAACCCTCACACAATCCTGACTGCCATTCCAGCAGATACTGCTTGTTATTCAGTAATAGACTTGTGTAATGCTTTTTTTAGTATTCCTCTCGATAAGGACAGCTGGGATATCTTTGCATTTACATGGACGGACCCAGAAACTAGGAGAGCAGAACAACTGACCTGGACTCGGCTCCCGCAAGGATATGTTGAGTCCCCGACTATTTTTTCCTCTATCCTGACACGTGACTTAGCTGATATCAGCCTACCGGGTGGGTCTACATATCTCTTGTATGTGGATGACGTCCTGGTTTGTTCTCCGGATCAGGTAACATGTGAAACAGACACTATTTACTTGCTAAATTGCTTGGCAGACAAGGAACATAAAGTATCTCCTTCTAAGTTGCAGTTTGCCAAAGACAAGGTAACTTATCTTGGTCATGTACTCAACCCTGGGTATCGAGCGTTATCTAGTACCCGTATTCAGTCAATTCTTAACATTCCCCGACCAGAAACAAAACGTGAAATGCGGGGATTTTTAGGCCTGGCAGGATTCTGCCGTTCCTGGATTCCAGGCTTTGGGGAGATGGCAAAACCCCTCTTTGAACAGATCACCCATGATTCTGAGGAGCCCCTTCACTGGGATTCTGGGGCCGTCAAAGCCTTCCAGGGAATTAAAACAGCTTtggcctcagccccagcccttggACTCCCTGATTATCGCAAACCCTTTGTTCTCTATGTACATGAGCGACTTGGGGTGGCCTCTGGTGTCCTTACTCAGGCTTTTGGACCCAGAGAACGACCTGTGGCCTATTTCTCCCAAAAATTGGATGCTGTGGCACAGGGCTTTCCTGGCTGTCTCC encodes:
- the LOC117885574 gene encoding olfactory receptor 11A1-like, whose translation is MEKGEGENQTSISEFVLLGFGNLPGLQILFFSLFLGIYIVTMAANSLIVALVVADQHLHSPMYFFLGNLSCLEICYSSTILPRMLASFLTGDRTVSVTGCMVQFYWFGVLLTVECYLLASMSYDRYLAICKPLYYAALMNGRFCMQLAAGSWLSSFIILAMIIYLVSQLAFCGPNEIDHFLCDLTQMINLSCSDTGLVNLVTLIFSSTNIILPFLLTLTSYAYIISTILRISSTTGKQKAFSTCSSHLIVVTIYYGTLITVYMLPNTGALRILNKFVSILYTVLTPLINPLIYSLRNKEVKEALRRAQQKYRVSHQF